A window of Hymenobacter siberiensis genomic DNA:
ACGCTAGCGCCTCCAGCCGCAGCGGCAACGGTACGCTGGGCTATTTCGCGCTGTCGGTGCCGCTGAGTACGAAATGGGGCGCGGCCGTGGGCCTGAAACCCGTCAGCGCGGTCGATTACGAGTCGAACATCGTGAAGGACGTAGCCAACACGCCTACCGGGCAGCCGGCGCAGTCGCTCACGCAGCTGAAAGGCACAGGCGGCGTTTCAGAAGCCTATCTGGCCCAGGGGGTTCGCATCACCAAGGCATTCACGCTGGGCTTCACCGCTTCGTACGTATTTGGCGTGGTGGATGAGACGGCCGGCACTACGGTGGTGGTTGCCAATAGCACCAATTCGCTGCAAAAAGCCGTGGACCGCACCCACACCCGCTACTCGGATTTTGCCTTCCGGGCTGGCGCGCACTACCGCCAGAAGTTGGGTAAGTCGCTGAACATGAACTTGGGCGGCGTGTACAGTTTCGCGCACAACCTGAACGGACAGCAAACCATTACCAAGGAAACCGAAGACACCAACGGTACCCTCATAAGCACGGCCACAACGGTGAGCGACGGCCGCGGCCGCACTTTCGTGCCCGCCCTGTCGCAGCTGGGTGTCAGCTTCGACAACGATAAGAACTGGAGCCTGAACCTGGATGTGGCGCAGCAGCAGTGGTCGAAATACCGCAGCTTCGACGGCACGGGGCCGGGCCTGAGCAATACCCTGCGCTTCGGACTGGGTGGGGAAATTACGCCGGACCCGGGTTCGGTGGAGCACTACTTCCAGCGGGTGGCCTACCGGGCCGGCATCTCGCTGGCGCAGCTGCCGTACCAGCCGGGCGGCAAAATGCTCTACGACCGGTCGGTGAGCTGGGGCTTTGGTTTCCCGCTGCCCACGGCCACGCCACTCGAAGCCACGACCATCAGCCTGGCCTTTACCTACGGCGTGCGCGGCAATACAGAATTGCTGGGGGGCACCACGGGTAGCAGCAACGTGCAGGAAAATTACATCCGGGGCCAGCTAGGCGTTACGCTCAATAACCGTTGGTTCATCAAGCGCCGCCTGCAATAAGGCGAGCGTAACTAATTAATATTCAAGTGAAAGCATCGTGGCGCGTGGCAGGAGTGGGGGCGGTGCTGGCCGCGCTGGCGCTGGCTGGCTGCGACAAAAAAGCCGCCACCGGCCCCATGCAGGTCTACACCGGCCCGCTGATGGAAACCACCAACGTGCTCACGCTGGTGAGCGACTCGGCCAAGCTGAAGTTTCAGCTGACCGCGCCGCTGGAGCAGCAGTTTGAGAACGGCGACATCATTTACCCCAAAGGTATGGTGGTCACGTTCTACTCGGCCGATGGCAAGAAGAACGTTATCAACATGCTGAAAGCCAACTACGGCAAGTCGGACAAGGCCAAAAACCTCTACATCATGCGCGGCAAGGTGAACGTGATGAACGTGCCCGAGCAGCAGAACATGGACACCGAGGAGCTGTTTTTTGATAAGAACAAGCAGCTGATTTACACCGATTCGGCCATGTTCGTGAAAGTCACCACGCCCACCGAATACCTGACGGGCTACGGCCTGAAGGCCAACCAGAACTTCTCGCGCTACAAGATTACCCGGCCCACCGGCGTGTTTGCCGCGCCGCAGGCCGTGGCCGCGCCTCAGCCGGCGCGCTAACGGCTACTTAAACAGCAATCCCATGAAATTCGACAAAGACCTGTTGCGCACCGTGTTCTTCGCCGTGGGCGTGGTGGCCATGGTAATTGGTGTTTACCAGACGCTGCTGTTCAACGACCTGATGCGCAACTATTGGATTTTCATGGTGGCCATGGCCTGCTGGATGCCGCTGCTCTACTGGCGGCAGCAGGAGCGGCTGGAAGCAAAAATTGCCGAGCAAAAAGAGAAGCAGGCCCAGCAGGCCCGCGCCAAAACCCCGGCCAAATCGACCAAAAAACGCCGTTAGGCCAGCTTTGGGCCCAAATGTGGCCTTGGCCGGCGGGGCACCGCAATCGGTTGGGAAGGTTTGAGCGAAGACTTTAAAAACCGTAAAACTTTGATTGCCGGCCAAATTCTGGTTATTTTGCGCCTCTTTTGACCAACACAGACTTCGATTCTTTTGACAAGTAAATGGCTTTAATTAACACGATTCGGGAAAAATCTGGCTGGGCGGTAGGTACCGTAGCCGTCGGGATGCTGCTCTTCATTGTGGGCGGCGACCTGGTGGGCGGCAAAAACAAGCTTTTCGGCGGCAACGACCAGACCGTAGGTGAGGTAGCCGGCAAGAAAGTAGAGCTGGCCGATTACAACAACGCCCTGGAGCAGGCCAAGCAGGCGTTCATTGCCCAGCAGCAGCGCCAGCCCGACGACCAGGCCATGGGCTACCTGCGCGACCAGGCCTGGAACCAGACCATCTACCGCATGGCCTTCCGGCCGGAGTGGGACAAGCTGGGCCTGACCGTGAGCGACGACGAATTGGTGGACATGGTGCAGGGCGACAACATCAGCCCCGGCATCAAGCAAGCCTTTACCGACCAGAAAACGGGCCAGTTCGACAAAGCTCGCCTGGTGGAATACCTGAAAAACCTCGACAAGCTGCCTCCCGAAAACCAGGCCGCCTGGCACAATTTCGAAGACAACCTGCCCGCCGAGCGCCTCGCCAACAAGTACAACGCCTTGCTGAAAAACTCGGTGTACGTGACCACGGCCGAAGCCAAGCGCTTCGACGCCAGCCAGAACACCAAGGCCACGGTGAAGTACCTGTTCGTGCCCTACGGCAGCATCTCCGACTCGGCCGTGAAAGTGACCGACGCGCAGCTGCAGGCTTACCTCGACAAGAACAAGGGCAAGTACAAGGTGGAAGACGGCCGCTCGGTAGAGTACATCACCGTGCCGGTGGTGGCCTCGAAGGAGGACAGCGCCGCCGTGAAAACCTCGATGGGCGAGTTCGCCACGCAGTTTGCCTCGGCCCCGGTCGATTCGCTGTTTGTGATGCAGAACTCGGAGCAGCCCTACAACAAGGCGTTCCGCAGCCCCGCCGACCTGCCCGAGGAGCTCCGCAAACAGCTGCCCCTGGCCGCTGGCAAAATCTACGGCCCGTATGCCGAAAACGGCACTTACTCGCTGTATAAAGTGACCGGCACCAGCACCGGTAAAGAGCCGGCTGCCCGCGCCAGCCACATCCTCATCAAGGCCGACGGCACCACGCCCGAAGCCAAAGCCGCCGCGAAAGCCAAGGCCCAGGACATCCTGAACAAAATTAAAGGCGGAGCTGATTTTGCGGCCCTGGCCCGCCAGTTTGGCACCGACGGCACCAAGGAGCAGGGCGGCGACCTCGGCTGGTTTGGCAAAGGCCGGATGGTACCGGAGTTCGAGAAAGCCATTTTTGGCGCTACGGCCACTGGCCTGCTGCCCAACGTAGTGGAAACTTCGTTCGGCTACCACATCATTAAAGTAACCGCCGCGCCTACCAATCAGACCTACCAGGTAGCCGAGGTGAAGAAGACCATTGCCCCGAGTGACGCTACCCGCGAAGCCGCCTACGCCAAGGCGCAGGAGCTGAAAGGCGAGGCTACCGACCTGGCCAGCTTCCGCGCCCTGACCACCAAAGACAAGACCCTGCAAAAGCAGGAAGCCAAAAACCTGGACCGTGGCGCCCGCAGTGTAAACAACCTGCAGAACGCCCGCGAGCTGGTGCGCTGGGCCTTCGGCTTCAGCCCGAACGGCTCAGAAACCAAGGTGGGCGACATCTCGGAAGTGTACGAAATGGGTGACCAGTACGTCATTGCTGCCCTCACCGACGAGCGCGCCAAAGGCACGGCTACCATTGCCAACCTGAAGCCCGAACTGTCGGCCATGGTGCGCAACGAGGAGAAAGCCCAGCAAATCATGGCTAAGCTGCCCAAGACCGGCAGCCTGGAAGAAATGGCCACCAAATACGGCCCCACCGCCCAGGTAGGCACCGCTGACAATGTGATTCTGGGTCAGGGCAGCATTGCCAACATCGGCTTCGAGCCGCTGGCCGTGGGCAAAGCCTACGCGCTGAAGCCCGGCCAGAAGTCGGCCCCAATTCAGGGCGAGCAAGGCGTGCTGGTGATTGAGCCCGTGAGCGTGTCCGAGCCGCAGGTGGCCAACACCAACCTGAAGGCCGTGCAGCAGCAGCTGGCGCAGCAGCGCGCCCAGCAGCAGGACGGCAAGATTTACGAGGCCGTGAAGGCCCACGCCAACGTGAAAGACAACCGCACGAAGTTTTTCTAGGTCGTCAATCCGCGCGTTTGAAAAGGGCCGTACCTTCGGGGGCGGCCCTTTTTCGTTTTTCGGGCAAGCGTTTTTCGGGGCCGGGCCGGTGCTTCGACTTTGAACGAAGCGGCCGTGGTCCGGCGTTTTGGAGCTGGCCGCTGGCCGCTGGCCGCTGGCCGCTGGCCGCTGGCGGTGCTTTGCCGGCCCACTATTGCTTCGTGAATTGACTTTTGAATCTATGCGCTCGTCTTCCTTCCTCGTCGCTGCTGCACTCCTGCTGACTTTGCCCGCGCACGCGCAGCCCTCCAAAGGCTGGGCCCCCGTGAGCAATACCGCCCTGGCCCAGGACTACGCCCGCCGGGGCGAGCATGAGAAAGTAGTTTTTCTGTTTGAAAAGCTGCCGCTGGAAGAGCAAACCAGCCTGGCCACCTTCCCGGTCTACATCGCGTCGCTGCAGGCGTTGAAGCGCTATAAGGATGCCGAGAAGCTGGCCAAAAAAGCCATTAAGCTGCGCCCCGAGGATGCCACGCTGGGCGTGGCGCTGGGCGGCGCCTATCAGGCGGCCGGGGATAAGCCAGCCGCCGAAAAGCAGTGGCAGAAAGTGCTGAGCCAGCTCGCGCCCACGCAGGTGCAGCCGGTAGCCACCGAATTCAGCCGCCGCGAGCTGCCCGAATGGACCGAGCGCACCTACCTGCGCGGCCGCGCCCTGGCCAAAAACGACACCGAGTACGCCCCGCAGCTCATCCAGCTTTACACTCAGGCGGGCGACCAGCCCAAAGTGCTGGCCGAAACCCTGCGCCTGATAGCCCAGGACGACCGGCAACTGCCCTACGTGCGCAACATGCTGCAAAATGCGCTGCACGAGGAAAAAGACTTCGACGCGCTGGAAAAACAGCTGATTACCGCCATCCAGGAGCACCCCGACCAGTCGGCTTACAGCGAGCTGCTGCTGTGGCTGCAGGTGCAGCGCCGAGACTTTGGTGGGGCGCTGGTGCAGGCCCGCGCCCTGGACCGCCGCAGCCGCAGCGAGGGCGTGCGGGTGCTGGAGCTGGCCGCCATCGCGCAGCAGAACAAGGACTATGAAACGGCCATCGAAGGCTTTGCCTACGTGGTGAAAGAGTACCGCAACGGCCCGTACTACAACGGGGCCCGGCAGCGCCTGCTGCAAGCCCGCGAAGCCCAGGTGCGCGAAACCTACCCCGTAGACCAAGCCAAAGTACGCGCCCTGGTCACCGAATACGAGCAGCTGCTCACCGAGCTGGGCCGCACGCCCGATACCGCCCCCATCATCCGCAACCTGGCCAATCTCTACGCTTTTCAGCTGAATGACCGCGCCAAGGCCATGACGCTGCTCCAGCAGGTAATCGACATGCCCCGCGCCAGCGACGAGGTAGTAGACGAAGCCAAAATCACGCTGGGCGACCTCTACATTTTGAAAGGCGAGCCCTGGGAGGCCACGCTGCTCTACTCGCAGGTTGAAAAATCGCATAAAGACTCGCCGTTGGGCTACGAAGCCAAATTGCGCAACGCCCGCCTGAGCTATTATGCTGGTGATTTCAAGCTGGCCCAAAGCCACCTCGACATCCTAAAAGAAGCCACCACCCGCGAAATCGCCAACGACGCCATGCAGCTCTCGCTGCTGATTCAGGACAACACCGTGGAGGACACGCTGGGTCTTGGCCTGAAAGCCTACGCCGCCGTAGAGCAGCTGGTGTTCCAGAACAAGATTCCGGAGG
This region includes:
- a CDS encoding porin family protein, with protein sequence MLTNKEMKRLVLASLAVVAAGGAQAQGLGNSPYSRIGLGEYNANTGGVRQMGMGGVGLAAPNSVNVNELNPALLYYTGRTTFEAGYNGQYKTVKNASASSRSGNGTLGYFALSVPLSTKWGAAVGLKPVSAVDYESNIVKDVANTPTGQPAQSLTQLKGTGGVSEAYLAQGVRITKAFTLGFTASYVFGVVDETAGTTVVVANSTNSLQKAVDRTHTRYSDFAFRAGAHYRQKLGKSLNMNLGGVYSFAHNLNGQQTITKETEDTNGTLISTATTVSDGRGRTFVPALSQLGVSFDNDKNWSLNLDVAQQQWSKYRSFDGTGPGLSNTLRFGLGGEITPDPGSVEHYFQRVAYRAGISLAQLPYQPGGKMLYDRSVSWGFGFPLPTATPLEATTISLAFTYGVRGNTELLGGTTGSSNVQENYIRGQLGVTLNNRWFIKRRLQ
- the lptC gene encoding LPS export ABC transporter periplasmic protein LptC yields the protein MKASWRVAGVGAVLAALALAGCDKKAATGPMQVYTGPLMETTNVLTLVSDSAKLKFQLTAPLEQQFENGDIIYPKGMVVTFYSADGKKNVINMLKANYGKSDKAKNLYIMRGKVNVMNVPEQQNMDTEELFFDKNKQLIYTDSAMFVKVTTPTEYLTGYGLKANQNFSRYKITRPTGVFAAPQAVAAPQPAR
- a CDS encoding SurA N-terminal domain-containing protein; this translates as MALINTIREKSGWAVGTVAVGMLLFIVGGDLVGGKNKLFGGNDQTVGEVAGKKVELADYNNALEQAKQAFIAQQQRQPDDQAMGYLRDQAWNQTIYRMAFRPEWDKLGLTVSDDELVDMVQGDNISPGIKQAFTDQKTGQFDKARLVEYLKNLDKLPPENQAAWHNFEDNLPAERLANKYNALLKNSVYVTTAEAKRFDASQNTKATVKYLFVPYGSISDSAVKVTDAQLQAYLDKNKGKYKVEDGRSVEYITVPVVASKEDSAAVKTSMGEFATQFASAPVDSLFVMQNSEQPYNKAFRSPADLPEELRKQLPLAAGKIYGPYAENGTYSLYKVTGTSTGKEPAARASHILIKADGTTPEAKAAAKAKAQDILNKIKGGADFAALARQFGTDGTKEQGGDLGWFGKGRMVPEFEKAIFGATATGLLPNVVETSFGYHIIKVTAAPTNQTYQVAEVKKTIAPSDATREAAYAKAQELKGEATDLASFRALTTKDKTLQKQEAKNLDRGARSVNNLQNARELVRWAFGFSPNGSETKVGDISEVYEMGDQYVIAALTDERAKGTATIANLKPELSAMVRNEEKAQQIMAKLPKTGSLEEMATKYGPTAQVGTADNVILGQGSIANIGFEPLAVGKAYALKPGQKSAPIQGEQGVLVIEPVSVSEPQVANTNLKAVQQQLAQQRAQQQDGKIYEAVKAHANVKDNRTKFF
- a CDS encoding tetratricopeptide repeat protein; this encodes MRSSSFLVAAALLLTLPAHAQPSKGWAPVSNTALAQDYARRGEHEKVVFLFEKLPLEEQTSLATFPVYIASLQALKRYKDAEKLAKKAIKLRPEDATLGVALGGAYQAAGDKPAAEKQWQKVLSQLAPTQVQPVATEFSRRELPEWTERTYLRGRALAKNDTEYAPQLIQLYTQAGDQPKVLAETLRLIAQDDRQLPYVRNMLQNALHEEKDFDALEKQLITAIQEHPDQSAYSELLLWLQVQRRDFGGALVQARALDRRSRSEGVRVLELAAIAQQNKDYETAIEGFAYVVKEYRNGPYYNGARQRLLQAREAQVRETYPVDQAKVRALVTEYEQLLTELGRTPDTAPIIRNLANLYAFQLNDRAKAMTLLQQVIDMPRASDEVVDEAKITLGDLYILKGEPWEATLLYSQVEKSHKDSPLGYEAKLRNARLSYYAGDFKLAQSHLDILKEATTREIANDAMQLSLLIQDNTVEDTLGLGLKAYAAVEQLVFQNKIPEAIKGLDALLERFPGHSLADDTYYLKAQLQRRTGDFPGAIATLERITANPQTDVLSDDALYLLARIQEEDVKDKGKAQEFYNQLIARFPGSIYVAEARKRFRKLRGDGVQ